Genomic DNA from Phaeobacter porticola:
GCGTTGAAGATAGCCGCGCCACCGCGCCGCTGGAGTTGAGCACGCCGGTTGAGCAGCCGATTGCTGCTTCGGCAGAAGCTGTTACCGGGCAGGAAGAACCGTCGCTGTTCTCTGACTTCGACAATGGCCAGGCCGCCGCTGAAGGTCACTACGAAGAGGTTCTGGAAGAGCCGGGCGAACAGCTTGGGGCGGACGGCCTACCTGCACCTGCGTATCAGGCGCCCAGCAGTGTGCCGGAATTCCAGCCGCAGTCCAACGTTGCGACCAATCAGGCGGAGAGCTTCATCGCGCCCAAGGCCCCAGCACCGGGTACGCCGTCGCCTGAGGCCATCGTGCGTCTGCAAGCCGCCGCGCAGCGCGCCCAACCGCAGCAGCCGATGCAGCAGCGCCCGTCGATTGATGCGGTGCAAACGCGCGCGCCTCAACCGCAGCAGGTGCAACAGCAGCAGCCCCAGCAGCAGCAGCCCGCCGCAGCGGGACAGGAGCAGCGTCGCTTTGGTCTCAACTCTCTGATCCACCGGATGACAGGGAATACGGCTGAGGGTCAGCAGCCCGCCACTCCGCAGCAGCCCGCACGTCAGCAACCGACCATGCAGCAGGCACCTGCGCAGCAGCCTATGCCGGTGCATCAGCCACAGGTTGCGCATCAGACACAGCAGGCCGCGCCCGCAGCGCAGCCGCAGCGGCAGGTCAACCCGGAGCAGGAACGCATCGAAATTCCCGCGTTCTTGCGCCGTCAGGCCAATTAATCTGATCACATAAAAGATGAAGAGGTCGCCGAAGGGCGACCTTTTTTTGTTTATATTCAAGGATTTATTATGTGGCTGGCAGTGTTTTGCCTATCCGTTACATGGATGTTTCATTCCGTTACAAAGATTGAGTTGAGGCTTGCGTGGTGACACCTTACCTCTGTTTCGCAACACGGCCCCTATGAGGCTGGACCATACGAGACGAGGCGCAACGTGCAAAATACGCTTAAAGCATCGGTGACATTTGACGGCGTGGGGCTCCACTCTGGCAAACCTGTTCGCATGATTCTGAAGCCTGCGTCTGCGGGCCATGGCATCTGCTTCCGGCGCACCGATATCGCTTTGGGCAACACGATGGTTCCGGCTCTGTGGGATCGGGTCGAACGGACGCCGCTCTGTACCCGTCTTGTCAATGCGTCCGGCGTGGCGGTGTCCACCGTGGAACACATCATGGCGGCGCTGGCTGGTTGTGGTATCCATAATGTGATGATTGACATCGACGGTCCCGAAGTGCCGATCATGGATGGCTCTTCCGCGCATTTCGTCCGCGGCATCATGCAAAAGGGCCTTCGTCGCCTGGGTGTGCCAGTCATGGCCTATCAGATGCTGAAGCCTGTCACGGTCAGCCAGGATGGTGCGACAGCAACCTTGCTACCCAGCAATCGCCTGACCATTGAATTCCACATTGATTTTGCCGAAGCCGCCATTGGCCGCCAGAGCAAAACACTTGATCTGCGCAATGGGTCCTTTGCCCGTGAGCTGTGTGACAGTCGGACGTTCTGTAGCCGCTCTGATGTAGAAACCATGCAGGCCAACGGTCTGGCTCTTGGTGGTGTGCCGGGTGAAAACGCCGTTGTGTTTGATGGTCCGCAGGTTGAAAGTGGTACTGGTCTGCGTCACCGGGATGAACCCGTCCGCCACAAGATGCTGGACGCGCTGGGAGATCTGTCGCTGGCAGGCGGTCCGGTGTTTGGACATTACATCGGCGAACGTGCAGGGCATTCCCTGACCAACACATTGCTGCGTGCGGTCTTTGCAACCCCTGGTGCCGTGCGCCAGGTGTCCTGTGATGCCGCCATGACGGCGCGCTTGCCCGGTCAGGGTTTGGTCTGGGCAGAGATTCCGACCGACGCGCGCCGCGTCGCGTAATTGAATTGAGGTGATCGGGCGGGAACGTCGGCTGGGGGGCCTGACGTTCTACCCGGGTTCCCCCGGCAAACGGGGCGCACCTGGCGCCAACCAGACCTCGCACTGCAACGACAGTGTCCTGGTCACTTTCGAACAGAGGAATGCAGCATGGACGCCGGGCGCAGGCTGCATCGTGGTTCGACCCAATACAGGCCAATGCGTTGGCGCGCCCAACCGGAGCAACACAGCGCCGGGGGCACCGGGGGGAGATCTTCGAGCCGTTCTTTGGCTCAGACGCTATAGGGGCGGAGCGGTTCGAAGATCACATTCCTGCACAAGCCAGAACGCCGGTCACGATCCCTGTGGAGGGGCGCGACCGGCGATTTATTGTGTCTGAGTGTTTGCCGGCGCGGGGAGACCAAAGCGCCCGGTGATCGGGTCACATTCTGGCGCGCAGAGGGGCGCAGGGCTTTCACACTCTTGACCCCGTCGCGCTTTCTCTGCCAAGTGGGCTGGAAATCGGTTAAAGACGTTTTGTGCGTCAAATGAATGTGCTAGACCGGGCAGAACCGGGGTTCACACCCGTAAGTAAATGACGGTGAGGTTAGGCGAACATGATTGGCATGGGGGCGGCAGCCAAAACCATCGGCGCGGTTCTTCTGGTAGCTGCGCTTTCGGGCTGCGGTGGAGACGGAGGCGCGGCCAAGAGTTCACAACCGCTGGAAGGCTTTACGCCGGAACAGATCTACGAACGCGGCGAATTCGAGATGGAACGCAACCGGACCGAGGATGCGGCGTTCTACTTCTCTGAAATCGAGCGGCTTTACCCCTATTCGTCCTGGGCGAAACAGGCGTTGATCATGCAGGCCTATGCCTATCACCTGGGCCGGGACTATGAGGACAGCCGGGCCGCTGCGCAGCGTTACATTGATTTTTATCCAACCGAGGAAGATGCCGCTTATGCGCAGTATCTTCTGGCGCTCAGCTATTATGACCAAATCGACGAAGTTGGTCGCGATCAGGGCCTGACCTTCCAGGCGCTGCAATCGCTGCGGACCGTGATCGAGGTCTATCCTGACAGTGAATATACCAGCTCTGCCATCCTGAAATTTGATCTCGCCTTTGACCATCTGGCGGGCAAGGAAATGGAAATCGGCCGATATTATCTGCGCAAGGGGCATTATACCTCTGCCGTGAACCGGTTCCGCGTTGTGGTCGAGGACTTTCAGACCACCAGCCATACCGCAGAGGCGTTGCACCGTCTGGTCGAAGCCTATCTGTCATTGGGGCTGGTGGCCGAGGCACAGACAGCTGGCGCCATTCTGGGCCATAACTATCAATCGACTGAATGGTATGAGGACAGCTTTAAGCTGCTGACACAAAACGGGCTGAAAATGCGCAATGTCGGCAATAATTGGCTGAGCCAGATCTACCGCCAGTCCATCAAGGGCGAGTGGCTGTAATCGCCACTCCCGCAATGAGGCCGGGCCATGCTGCGCGCGCTTGATATCCGCGATATCCTGATTATTGACCATCTGGAACTGAATTTTCAGGCCGGGCTTAATGTGCTGACGGGGGAAACTGGGGCGGGTAAGTCGATCCTGCTGGATTCTCTTGGATTTGTGCTAGGCTGGCGGGGGCGCGCCGAATTGGTACGCCAAGGCGCCAAGCAGGGCGAGGTGATGGCCGAGTTTGACCTGACACCAGATCATCCTGCCCATGCGGTTCTGGCAGAGGCCGGGTTGCCGACAGGGGACACACTGCTGTTGCGCCGCGTGAATACGGCTGAGGGGCGCAAGACCGCATGGGTCAATGACCGGCGTTGTTCGGGCGAGGTTCTGCGCGCCCTTTCGGACACCCTGCTGGAACTACACGGGCAGCATGATGATCGGGGGCTGCTGAACCCGCGCGGTCACCGGGCCATGCTGGATGAATTTGCCAACCTCGCTGACATGCTTGTCACCGTTCGGGAGCGCTGGACCACTGCCAGCCGGGCCCGCAAGATGGTGAGTGAGACCCGGATCGCGCTGGAGGCCATTCGCGCTGAGGAAGATTTTCTGCGGCACGCAGTGGCGGAGCTGGATGCGCTGGACCCGCAACCGGGCGAGGATGCAGCTCTGGATCTGCGCCGCAG
This window encodes:
- a CDS encoding outer membrane protein assembly factor BamD, which gives rise to MIGMGAAAKTIGAVLLVAALSGCGGDGGAAKSSQPLEGFTPEQIYERGEFEMERNRTEDAAFYFSEIERLYPYSSWAKQALIMQAYAYHLGRDYEDSRAAAQRYIDFYPTEEDAAYAQYLLALSYYDQIDEVGRDQGLTFQALQSLRTVIEVYPDSEYTSSAILKFDLAFDHLAGKEMEIGRYYLRKGHYTSAVNRFRVVVEDFQTTSHTAEALHRLVEAYLSLGLVAEAQTAGAILGHNYQSTEWYEDSFKLLTQNGLKMRNVGNNWLSQIYRQSIKGEWL
- the lpxC gene encoding UDP-3-O-acyl-N-acetylglucosamine deacetylase, whose amino-acid sequence is MQNTLKASVTFDGVGLHSGKPVRMILKPASAGHGICFRRTDIALGNTMVPALWDRVERTPLCTRLVNASGVAVSTVEHIMAALAGCGIHNVMIDIDGPEVPIMDGSSAHFVRGIMQKGLRRLGVPVMAYQMLKPVTVSQDGATATLLPSNRLTIEFHIDFAEAAIGRQSKTLDLRNGSFARELCDSRTFCSRSDVETMQANGLALGGVPGENAVVFDGPQVESGTGLRHRDEPVRHKMLDALGDLSLAGGPVFGHYIGERAGHSLTNTLLRAVFATPGAVRQVSCDAAMTARLPGQGLVWAEIPTDARRVA